Within the Alteromonas sp. M12 genome, the region TTTTTCAAACCTCCACTGTCAATTGCAACATAACAATATTCTTAGTTAGAAAAATTCCTTGAAATAACACCGAAATTTTCCTTAATTATCTATTGTATCTTTTTTAGCATAGTAGGTAACTCCCTGTACAGTATAAAAATATAGGCAAACTAAATAATGATATTTGATTGGAATCTGGAAATTTTCTTGAAATCCGCTGTTATCTGGAAAAAAGCACTATTTTGGGATAAATCATTTATTGAGATTGATTGTTTTCCAGTTGAGGATGATTTTTAACGTTGTTTTCACTTAATAAGTAAAATTGATGCTTCGGCAAAGCAATACAATGATTTTTCTTCGCAGTGAAAAATAATTCCCTTTATACTTTCTCAAATTAAACGCTTATGTCATATTTAGATCAGGTGATAGTGAGTCCCCTCTAAAAACGAGTCATATTAATTAATTGGGTGGTGAACGGCTTCAATGAAAACGCCTCTTGGATCTTATCAATTTCGTGTTGAAGGCAACGTTGTTTATCAAACGTTTACCGGTATGTTTAGTGGCAGTACAGCTCAGGCATATTTGAGTGAAACGAGAAAAATGATTAGCCAATTTGATGGTAAACCCTTTTGTAATCTTATCGATATTCGCGCTATGGAGGGCCTTACTCCTGAGGGATATGAAATGATCGATAAATTTAATCAATGGGTGAATACCCAAAATTTGGCAGCCAAAGCGATCGTAGTTTCAAACGACGTTGTGGGAAAAATAGTGTCTGAAAGAGTACCTGAATTAAAAAAACAGAACTTAAGATATTTCCATGATTTTAACGAAGCTGTGAAGTGGATTAAACAGATAAAATAGACATTCCAAATTAGATAATTGCAAACCTAAGCAACCTCTCTCTATCAAAAAACACGCTTATAAACACTAAACCGATTTACTTCAGATTCAGCTTACTTTCAAGCGCACCAAACCAGCAAAAACAGCATTTTATGCGCCTTATACTTTAGGCTAAATTGGCATTATTTATGTTTATTTTATCGTCAACTTGACTATTATTCACCTATTCAAGGAATAATTTAACCCGTTTGCAACCTGGGCTATGCAAACTTAATCAAGAGGAAAATGATTATGAAAACGCCTTATGGTTCTTACAACCTGTATATCGACGGCAACATTGCATTTATGCGTTTCGTGGGAATGTTTAATGCTGCAACTACAACCCATCTTGCACAGGAGGCGCGAGAGTTGCTTGAACAGTTTGGCAATAAAGATTTTCTAATCTTTGCAGATATGCTGCAGTTAGAAGGTGCAACTCCTGAGGCTTACACTATTATTGATGAGTTTAATCAGTGGTTAAATACCCGTAATATGATAGGCAAAGCCTTACTCATAGAAAACAAGATTATCGCACAAATCGCTAGGCACAGAGTCAAATCTTTCAAACATCAAAATATTCAATATTTCAGCAATAAAGATGAAGCGTTAATGTGGTTTGAGGAAATCCAAAAACAACAAATAGCGAGTTAGCATTTTATTCGAATGAGTTATTTAGGTCTTAACATTTCAAATTTTTGTGCTTCATCTACTGAAAAATAGTCTCCTACCCCACCGCCGCGCATAATGGGTTGATTAAAGGCGGTTTGGTAAACACCATCGACAATTGCCGACTTTTCAATATGCACCGCAACGACTTCCCCTAAAACTAAAAAGGTCTCACAGAGGCTGTTATCTGCGGTTTTTAATTGAATAACCTGTGTCGTTTTACATTCCATAACCACTGGTGATTTGGCTACGTGTGGGGGGCTGATAATAGTTGATTTTCGCTTTTGTAAACCTGCCAATTCAAACTCATCGCCATCAACCATAGCACTCGTTTGGTTCATTTCTTCGGCTAACGTAGCGCTAACCAAATTCCAACAAAATTCACCGCTGCGTTGCGCATTTCTTGCACTGTCTTTATAACCGATGCTAGAAAAACCGATAATCGGTGGTGTGTAATTAAATGCGTTAAAAAAGCTATATGGCGCTAGGTTAGCAGAACCATCTTGATTGACTGTAGATATCCAACCAATTGGTCTTGGAGCGATAATGGCATTGAATGGATCATGTTTTAACGGATGACCATCTTTGGGCTGATAAAAATGATAGTTATTCGACATATTCCCCCCTGCAAAAGCCTAAACTTGACTCACGTTAATGCTTGTTTTGCGCTACTAACTTTTTTTGAGTTGAGCTATCGGACTGGTTAAATTAATCAACCAATCCGTAATTGTCTTTGAGCACGTCGATAATTTCTTGTTTAGGATTATCGCTAAGGTGTAATTGTTTACCGGTAATTTTTTCAGCTATATTCACGTAGGTTTGAGATAAATCCATAAGTGCTTGTTGCGGAAGTAAATTATTTTGCGCTAACGCGAACCGCTCGGTCATTCTGTCTTTGTTAAGCAAAATGTCAGGCTCAGGAAAATACTGCAATAGCATTTGTCTAAAGCCCTCTTTAGAATTCTCAATTACCTGTGAATTGCGATATGCAGGACCATCCCAAATACGTGACGAATCGGGAGTCCCCACTTCATCCATGTATATTAGCTTGTCGTTACCTTGTCTGTCTTTGACATAACCAAACTCGAATTTTGTATCAACAAATATTTGATCAATTTCAGCCAACGCCGAAGAGATAACATCAAAACCTTGCTTTAACAGCTTTTCGTACAAATCCACATCGCTTAATTGTTTAAAATTAAAACGGGTAAAATGCTCAACAATAGACTGCCTTGTTATGTTGGCATCATCTGCTTCTTGGACACCTGGTATCCCTTTCAGAACACCTTTCGTTGACGGCGTGATAAGCAATTCAGGTAATTTACTATCTTTTTCAAGACCTTCAGGTAATTTGATACCACAAAAGTCACGGTCACCTTTACTATATGCTCGCCACATAGAGCCGGTGATGTACTGTCGTCCAATAGCTTCAATTAGAACTGGTTTGGCTTTCTGTACTATCCAAACCAGTGGATGAGGAACATCAAGAATGTGGCTGTCTGCTAAACCCTGTTGTTTAAATAAATCAAACCAATGATTAGATATCGCATTTAACGCTGCACCTTTGCCAGGTACCCCGTCTAAACCACCTTCAGCGCGCCAGACACAATCAAACGCAGAAATACGGTCACTGATAACCATCACTGCTAAAGGCGTGTCTTCTGCCACATCATAATTGTGTTGCTGAATCAGCCGGCGACTGTCTTGTTCAGTTAACCAATATACCGAGCGAACCTTTCCGCTATGAACGGGAGCATGGGTTCGAATCGGTAAGTCATCATTTACCGCTAAAACCGTGTTGGCTAAACTCATTTGTTGCAAATTCCAATTAAATGCTAGTTGTTTCGATTAAATATCTAAGTTCTCTGTGCCCATCGCTTCTTTAAACGCAGGGAACAAATCAGTCACTTTTTTGACTTCAAAGGGTTCGCTTTCTTCACTCAATAAGGTAAATGACGTTTTCGGACCTTGTTTCTTAACTTGGATACGGTAGTCGGTTTTTTCTAAATCAAGCTGACCATCACTCTTAGAGAATAAGTTATCCCACCAAGAACTCTCAGCTCCACCGTAATTTACAAACAGCAACCCAGTCGATTTATCTAAATCTTTCACGTTAAAGCCCAGTTTACGGAGCACTAACAATAGACGGGGCCAAACCAAATCATATTGACCATCAACTACATAAGCAGGATTGCCATCTGGGTTGAATCCCATTTCCAGACCAAACCCACTACGAATTTGACGAATTCTCTTTACATCTTCCAAGCGCACTTGCTTTTCGTAATGACTAATAACTTGGTTTAATATTTCTACTTCGTTACGGCGAGATTGTTCGAAATTGATATCGGCAATAACATCATCACCAATGGTTTCTAGGTAATCACGTAATTGTACTTTCAGTTTTGCCGTTCGACCATGAGGTTTAATATCAAGGTTGAATTCAAAGCGTCGACCAATACTCCGCTCTGTCGTCGTCCAATTAAACCAGCCATTATCTTTATCAGGCTCAATAATCATCCAATCGGTTACTAATATTTGTGCTTCTTTGTCAAAATTCACGACACCGATATCCCGATCATCTAAAAAGCTGATAACCGAATTCCAAATCGTAGTATCTAAGGCTTCTGAATCATCAATTTGATCAAACCAAACCGTCGCTTCTTTTAAACCTTCTTCTACATGTGAGCCAGACACTAAAGGCAGGACTAAAGAAGGTGATGTCACCGTAACTTTATCTCCAACCAACTCTTTAGGGGCATTTTCTCCTATTGGAGGTATGTCATAATCACTCTTTAAATAGGGTGTATCTACGTCACTGGGTACTTTATACGGTACTTTTTCTTCAGCTTCTACGTAATCATAATTACCATTGGCACGTTGCCTTTCTTCAAGGCTAGTGCAACCGCTTAACGCGCCTACACCTAGACATACTGCTAACATTGTCAATCGAGCCATGCTTTTTTCCTTAGTGTATTTTCTAACCATTAATGTGAATGCCTGTTGCACGCATGACTTCTTCGATATCTTTTTTGGATTGGAGTTCCGGAAGAATTAATGGTAATCGTAAAAAAGCACTGTCTATCAAGCCCATTTTGTATAAAGCCCACTTAGGCAACACTGGGTTGGGCTCTATGAATAACGCCTCGTGTAAGGCTGCAATCGATTGATTAATTCTTTTTGCTTGTTCAAAATCTTGAGCTGCCGCAGATTCACACATTTTAGCCATTTCCGCCGGCACTATATTGGCCGTTACTGAAATCACACCGTGACCACCGTTGCATAAAAATTCACAACTACTTAAGTCGTCACCGCTAAGTAACAAAAAGTCTTCGGGTACTACAGCTTGGGTTTCTTTTAAACGTTGCATATCGCCAGTCGCATCTTTTAAACCTACGATATTTTTGTGTTTTGCTAATATCGCAACCGTTTCAGGAAGCATATCCGCGACCGTCCTGCCCGGCACATTATATAGCAGAACCGGTAAATCGGTGGCATCCGCTATAGCTTCGAAATGCGCAACCATGCCTTTTTGTTGTGGTTTATTGTAATAAGGCACCACACTCAAAAAACCGGCGATACCGGTATTGGCCAACTGTTTACTTAAGAAAATAGCCTCAGAGGTAGAATTCGCACCACTGCCCGCAATTACTGGGATAGCATTATTTGCATATTCAACCGTCTTTTTCACCACTTCGATGTGTTCTTCAAAGGGTAAAGTTGCTGATTCGCCAGTTGTGCCTACAGACACTAAACCATGAGTACCATTTTCAATATGAAACTCAACTAGCTTTTTAAGGCCAACATAATCTACGTCCCCGTTTTGGTCCATCGGGGTCACAAGCGCTACAAAACTACCTTTAAACATGTTTTCTCCACAAAAATGAGCGCCTAATGGTAATGATCAAGCCCGCTAAAAACAAGCACATAATCAATAAAATAGTAATGCCCTATTTTGTTTACCGACAAGATTCGCAGGGTTGGATTTTCTGCTGCTAAATTAGTTCCTTATCAATAAACTTAAATAGTTGTTTTTTAATAGCTTAAAAATTCCTTTATAATGCGCCCATCGTTTTTACTTTGAATTAATTTTAATTAATGAAACAACAACTCATCGTTACCATTATGGGCGGCAATAATGTGGGAATTTTAAGTGAAATTTCCAATACCGTTAGCGCCACAGGTTGCAATATATTGGATAGTCGGCAAGCTATTTATGGCGAAGACTTTTCCCTAACTATGATTCTGGAAGGTTCGCAATTAGAAATCACCAAGGCTGAGCTGAAAATACCACAAACCTGCCAGAGCCATGATCTCCTGTCTATGATGAAACGTACAAAGCGCCACAGTAAGCAAAACTTGGAGCATCTCATCGACGTGCAAATCAGCGGCGACGATATACCTGGCGTGATTCATAAGGTTTCAACCCTGTTAACCAGTTTCGATGCTGCTATTAGTGCATTGCGTCAACACACTTTTACCGACCAAGATAGCCAAAAAGAAAAGATGAAAGTTAAATTTGTAGCTAGTATGCCTCTTGAAGGTGATATGGTCGGGCTCACTAAACAATTCAATGAGCTACTGGATAGCTTAAATTTGCAAGGCAAAATCAGCGAAAACCATTAATTTGGACAAATTGATAAATTCGTAGATGCCAATAGATTGTTAAACATAACTCAACTGATTAGGATTTTTCCATGAATCGACTTAAAGCTGGCGACAAAGCCCCGCTATTTACCTTACAAGACCAAAATGATAATCCCGTCTCATTAGCCGATTTTAAAGGTAAAAATGTTTTAGTGTATTTTTACCCGAAAGCAATGACCCCAGGCTGCACTGTGCAAGCACAAGGTTTACGAGATTCAAAAGCACAATTAGACAAACTTAATGTGGTTACCTTAGGCATTAGCCCAGATGCACAAAAACGTTTGCCGAAATTTGCCGACAAAGAACAACTAAACTTCACATTATTGTCAGACGAAGATCATGCTGTGGCAGATCAGTTTGGCGTGTGGGGACCAAAAAAGTTTATGGGTAAAGAATACGACGGTATCCACCGCATCTCGTTTTTGATCGACCCCCAAGGTGTTGTCTCCCATGTATTTGATAAATTCAAAACCAAAGACCACCACCAAGTCGTTTTAGACTATTTAAGCAACAACTAATACGCACAAACACTAAACACGAAAAAGGGAGCATATTAGCTCCCTTTTGTGTGTTTAAAGCCTACCTTAAGTTCCGCTTTCAGGGGTATAAGTTACACTGGGTGACCACGCATTTATCACCGCTTTAACCAGTGTTGCCAAGGGAATCGCAAAAAACACGCCCCAAAAGCCCCACAGACCACCGAAAAACAGTACGGCAACGATAATATATATAGGATGTAAACTGACCGCTTCTGAAAATAAGATCGGCACTAACACATTGCCATCTAACGCTTGAATGATGCCATAGGCAATCATTAGATACCAAAAGTCGGGAGTAATACCCCATTGAAATAACGCCACTATGGCGATGGGCAAAGTAACCACTGCCGCACCTATGTATGGGATTAACACAGAAAATCCAACTAACACCCCTAACAGCACAGCATAGCGTAAATCCATAAACGCAAATGTCACCGATGAAACCGCACCAACAATGATAATTTCAATTACTTTTCCACGAATATAATTGGCAATTTGCAAGTTCATTTCTGAGCTCACTTGTTTGATCAAACGTCGCTCGTTTGGCAATATCCGCAGCAGATTCGCAATCAATACGTCCTTATCTTTGAGCATAAAGAACAACATCAACGGCACCAAAATCAAATAGATTAAAATTGCGCCTAAATCTGCCAACGAGCTAAATGAAGCTGAAATAAGTGTTTCACCAACTTGTACAATCTTTTGATTGATCTCCTGCAACACATTTTGAATATGATAAATTTGGATGAAATTGGGGTACAGATCCGGCAAAGTTAACAGCCACTCTTGACCTTTATTCCAGATTTGCGGGGTTTCCTTAATCAAATTCACACTTTGTTGAGTAATAACGGGCACTAAACCAATAAAGGTTAAAATACAAACCGCAATAAACACCAACACAATAATCACGGTGGCATAGACCCGGCTTAATCCCAACTTCATTAACTGCATCAAAGGCCAATCAAGTAAATATGCAATAACAGCTGCAACAATGACTGGCATCAAAATATCGCCCCAAATTGCGAACAATACCGATACAAAGATCAATAGCATTAACAGCATAAGAGAATCCGGATCCGAAAACTTACGCTTATACCAGCGATCTAACATCTCAAACATGTGATTTCCTGCCTATTTTTACTTCTGTGGGGTTGTTTCCTGAACACTACAATGACTGTAATGCAACTTGCTGTGAGGTTCGTTTTATAACTGCATAATAATTTACACTATATTTGCACGATTAATAATTAAATTTAAGTGAAATTAGAATTTAAGATATCTGCTCCTATATACATAGTGTAATGATATATTACCGATAGATTTACACAATATTGACGTATAAAACTGAACTTATTTGCCTATAGCTGTTTC harbors:
- a CDS encoding flavin reductase family protein — its product is MSNNYHFYQPKDGHPLKHDPFNAIIAPRPIGWISTVNQDGSANLAPYSFFNAFNYTPPIIGFSSIGYKDSARNAQRSGEFCWNLVSATLAEEMNQTSAMVDGDEFELAGLQKRKSTIISPPHVAKSPVVMECKTTQVIQLKTADNSLCETFLVLGEVVAVHIEKSAIVDGVYQTAFNQPIMRGGGVGDYFSVDEAQKFEMLRPK
- a CDS encoding phosphoribosylaminoimidazolesuccinocarboxamide synthase, with product MSLANTVLAVNDDLPIRTHAPVHSGKVRSVYWLTEQDSRRLIQQHNYDVAEDTPLAVMVISDRISAFDCVWRAEGGLDGVPGKGAALNAISNHWFDLFKQQGLADSHILDVPHPLVWIVQKAKPVLIEAIGRQYITGSMWRAYSKGDRDFCGIKLPEGLEKDSKLPELLITPSTKGVLKGIPGVQEADDANITRQSIVEHFTRFNFKQLSDVDLYEKLLKQGFDVISSALAEIDQIFVDTKFEFGYVKDRQGNDKLIYMDEVGTPDSSRIWDGPAYRNSQVIENSKEGFRQMLLQYFPEPDILLNKDRMTERFALAQNNLLPQQALMDLSQTYVNIAEKITGKQLHLSDNPKQEIIDVLKDNYGLVD
- the bamC gene encoding outer membrane protein assembly factor BamC, with the protein product MARLTMLAVCLGVGALSGCTSLEERQRANGNYDYVEAEEKVPYKVPSDVDTPYLKSDYDIPPIGENAPKELVGDKVTVTSPSLVLPLVSGSHVEEGLKEATVWFDQIDDSEALDTTIWNSVISFLDDRDIGVVNFDKEAQILVTDWMIIEPDKDNGWFNWTTTERSIGRRFEFNLDIKPHGRTAKLKVQLRDYLETIGDDVIADINFEQSRRNEVEILNQVISHYEKQVRLEDVKRIRQIRSGFGLEMGFNPDGNPAYVVDGQYDLVWPRLLLVLRKLGFNVKDLDKSTGLLFVNYGGAESSWWDNLFSKSDGQLDLEKTDYRIQVKKQGPKTSFTLLSEESEPFEVKKVTDLFPAFKEAMGTENLDI
- the dapA gene encoding 4-hydroxy-tetrahydrodipicolinate synthase, which codes for MFKGSFVALVTPMDQNGDVDYVGLKKLVEFHIENGTHGLVSVGTTGESATLPFEEHIEVVKKTVEYANNAIPVIAGSGANSTSEAIFLSKQLANTGIAGFLSVVPYYNKPQQKGMVAHFEAIADATDLPVLLYNVPGRTVADMLPETVAILAKHKNIVGLKDATGDMQRLKETQAVVPEDFLLLSGDDLSSCEFLCNGGHGVISVTANIVPAEMAKMCESAAAQDFEQAKRINQSIAALHEALFIEPNPVLPKWALYKMGLIDSAFLRLPLILPELQSKKDIEEVMRATGIHING
- a CDS encoding ACT domain-containing protein → MKQQLIVTIMGGNNVGILSEISNTVSATGCNILDSRQAIYGEDFSLTMILEGSQLEITKAELKIPQTCQSHDLLSMMKRTKRHSKQNLEHLIDVQISGDDIPGVIHKVSTLLTSFDAAISALRQHTFTDQDSQKEKMKVKFVASMPLEGDMVGLTKQFNELLDSLNLQGKISENH
- the bcp gene encoding thioredoxin-dependent thiol peroxidase, yielding MNRLKAGDKAPLFTLQDQNDNPVSLADFKGKNVLVYFYPKAMTPGCTVQAQGLRDSKAQLDKLNVVTLGISPDAQKRLPKFADKEQLNFTLLSDEDHAVADQFGVWGPKKFMGKEYDGIHRISFLIDPQGVVSHVFDKFKTKDHHQVVLDYLSNN
- a CDS encoding AI-2E family transporter, with amino-acid sequence MFEMLDRWYKRKFSDPDSLMLLMLLIFVSVLFAIWGDILMPVIVAAVIAYLLDWPLMQLMKLGLSRVYATVIIVLVFIAVCILTFIGLVPVITQQSVNLIKETPQIWNKGQEWLLTLPDLYPNFIQIYHIQNVLQEINQKIVQVGETLISASFSSLADLGAILIYLILVPLMLFFMLKDKDVLIANLLRILPNERRLIKQVSSEMNLQIANYIRGKVIEIIIVGAVSSVTFAFMDLRYAVLLGVLVGFSVLIPYIGAAVVTLPIAIVALFQWGITPDFWYLMIAYGIIQALDGNVLVPILFSEAVSLHPIYIIVAVLFFGGLWGFWGVFFAIPLATLVKAVINAWSPSVTYTPESGT